One Luteibacter aegosomaticola genomic window carries:
- a CDS encoding MetQ/NlpA family ABC transporter substrate-binding protein, with product MKKYLLPLATAFAVLLAGCSHGESGGAADASKPLTIAATPVPHAEILKEIKPLLAKQGVDIEIKVFTDYVQPNMQVAQKQLDVNFFQTEPYLDAFNKERGTNLVKVVGVHIEPFGAYSRKFKSIDQLPDGADVVIPNDPSNNSRALLLLAKHNLITLKNPGDKLATLKDVDQNPKHLKFRELEAAMLPRVLDEVDLALINTNYALAAGLNPVKDALLIEDKDSPYVNFLVSRPDNKDDPRVQKLAAALTSPEVKAFIEKTYNGAVLPAF from the coding sequence ATGAAGAAATACCTGCTCCCCCTGGCCACCGCCTTCGCCGTGCTTCTGGCGGGCTGTTCCCATGGTGAATCGGGCGGCGCCGCGGATGCCAGCAAGCCGCTCACCATCGCCGCCACCCCGGTGCCGCACGCGGAAATCCTCAAGGAAATCAAACCCCTGCTCGCCAAGCAGGGCGTGGACATCGAGATCAAGGTGTTCACCGACTACGTGCAGCCGAACATGCAGGTAGCCCAGAAGCAGCTGGACGTGAACTTCTTCCAGACCGAGCCTTACCTCGACGCCTTCAACAAGGAGCGCGGCACGAACCTGGTCAAGGTCGTGGGCGTGCATATCGAGCCGTTCGGTGCGTATTCGCGCAAGTTCAAGTCGATCGACCAGCTGCCCGATGGCGCTGATGTCGTGATCCCGAACGATCCGAGCAACAACAGCCGCGCCCTGCTCCTGCTGGCCAAGCACAACCTCATCACCCTGAAGAACCCGGGTGACAAGCTGGCCACGCTGAAAGATGTCGACCAGAATCCCAAGCACCTCAAGTTCCGCGAACTCGAAGCCGCCATGCTGCCGCGCGTGCTCGACGAGGTGGACCTGGCCCTGATCAACACCAACTACGCGCTCGCCGCCGGCCTCAACCCGGTGAAGGATGCGCTGCTGATCGAGGACAAGGATTCGCCGTACGTGAATTTCCTGGTCTCGCGCCCGGATAACAAGGACGACCCGCGCGTGCAGAAGCTCGCCGCCGCGCTCACCTCGCCCGAGGTGAAGGCCTTCATCGAGAAGACCTATAACGGCGCCGTCCTCCCGGCGTTCTAA
- a CDS encoding methionine ABC transporter permease, with protein MSPLHSLFPNIDWAEILQACFDTLLMLGGSLLFTLVIGLPLGVWLFLSARGQLHAKPKLYGVLSLVVNVLRSIPFIILMILLIPVTKAITGVSIGIRGAIVPLVIGAAPFFARLVETALREVDRGVIEASQAMGATTPQIVTRVLLPEARPGLVAATTVTAVALVGYTAMGGIVGAGGLGALAYQYGYNGYKPDYMLVTVALLVVLVQLLQMLGDWLVARYSRK; from the coding sequence GTGAGCCCGCTCCATAGCCTGTTTCCCAATATTGACTGGGCCGAGATCCTCCAGGCCTGCTTCGATACGCTGCTGATGCTCGGCGGCTCGTTGCTTTTCACCCTGGTGATCGGCCTGCCGCTGGGCGTATGGCTGTTCCTCAGCGCGCGCGGCCAGCTGCACGCCAAGCCGAAGCTTTACGGCGTGCTTTCGCTGGTGGTGAACGTGCTGCGCTCGATTCCCTTCATCATCCTCATGATCCTGCTGATCCCGGTGACCAAGGCGATCACGGGCGTGAGCATCGGCATCCGCGGCGCCATCGTGCCGCTGGTGATCGGCGCAGCGCCGTTCTTCGCGCGCCTGGTGGAAACCGCACTGCGCGAAGTGGACCGCGGCGTGATCGAAGCGAGCCAGGCCATGGGCGCCACCACGCCGCAGATCGTCACGCGCGTGCTCCTGCCGGAAGCACGGCCCGGCCTCGTGGCCGCCACGACGGTCACGGCCGTGGCGCTGGTCGGATACACGGCCATGGGCGGCATCGTCGGTGCCGGCGGCCTCGGCGCACTGGCGTACCAGTACGGTTATAACGGCTACAAGCCCGATTACATGCTGGTCACCGTCGCATTGCTCGTGGTGCTGGTACAGCTCCTGCAAATGCTCGGCGACTGGCTCGTGGCGCGGTATAGCCGTAAATAA
- a CDS encoding methionine ABC transporter ATP-binding protein produces the protein MIRFEAAAKSYLVNGALVPALQPVDLAIEKGEVFGIIGHSGAGKSTLLRMINLLERPTAGKVLVDGRDVTHADGAELRRLRAGIGMIFQHFNLLSSRTVAENVAFPLRLQGQASEADIAARVAELLALVGLEAHASKYPAQLSGGQKQRVGIARALASKPSILLCDEATSALDPQTTAAVLELLADINRRLGLTIVLITHEMDVIRRVCDRVAVLDAGHVVELGTVADVFLHPQHPTTRRFVAEADHREGRGPEYAGVPGKLFRLSFRGETTYSPLLSRVVRDTGVEYNLLSGRVDRIKDEPYGQLTLAMHGDRLDEALAQLRSAGVDIEEVAP, from the coding sequence GTGATCCGATTCGAAGCCGCCGCCAAGTCGTACCTGGTCAACGGAGCGCTTGTCCCTGCCCTGCAGCCCGTAGATCTTGCCATCGAAAAAGGCGAGGTGTTCGGCATTATCGGCCACTCCGGCGCGGGCAAATCCACCCTGCTGCGCATGATCAACCTGCTGGAGCGGCCCACCGCCGGCAAGGTGCTGGTCGACGGCCGCGACGTCACCCACGCCGATGGCGCCGAGCTGCGCCGCCTGCGCGCGGGCATCGGCATGATCTTCCAGCACTTCAACCTGCTGAGTTCGCGAACGGTCGCCGAAAACGTGGCCTTCCCGTTGCGCCTGCAGGGCCAGGCCAGCGAGGCCGACATCGCCGCGCGCGTTGCCGAATTACTGGCCCTGGTCGGCCTCGAAGCCCACGCCAGCAAGTACCCCGCCCAGCTCTCCGGTGGCCAGAAGCAGCGCGTTGGCATCGCCCGCGCCCTGGCCAGCAAGCCGTCCATCCTGCTCTGCGACGAGGCCACCAGCGCCCTCGATCCGCAGACCACCGCAGCCGTGCTCGAACTGCTGGCCGACATCAACCGCCGGCTCGGCCTCACCATCGTGCTAATCACCCACGAGATGGATGTGATCCGCCGCGTCTGCGACCGCGTGGCCGTGCTCGATGCGGGGCATGTCGTTGAACTGGGCACCGTGGCCGATGTGTTCCTGCACCCGCAGCACCCGACCACGCGCCGTTTCGTCGCCGAAGCCGATCACCGCGAAGGGCGCGGCCCCGAGTATGCCGGCGTGCCAGGCAAGCTCTTCCGCCTGTCGTTCCGGGGCGAAACCACTTATTCGCCGCTGCTTTCGCGCGTGGTGCGCGACACGGGCGTGGAATACAACCTGCTCTCCGGCCGCGTGGATCGCATCAAGGATGAACCCTACGGCCAGCTCACCCTGGCCATGCACGGCGACCGCCTCGACGAGGCACTCGCTCAGCTCCGCTCCGCGGGCGTCGATATCGAAGAGGTGGCCCCGTGA
- a CDS encoding glutathione peroxidase: MTGIYDFSARDIDGNERSLAEWKGKVLLVVNVASKCGFTPQYKGLEELQKEYGPQGFDVLGFPCDQFGHQEPGDEAEIRNFCSLTYDVSFPMFAKIDVNGDKAHPLYKWLKATKKGFLGTEGIKWNFTKFLVSREGEVVERFAPTDTPEKIGKDLPALLG; this comes from the coding sequence ATGACCGGCATCTACGATTTCTCAGCTCGCGATATCGACGGTAACGAGCGCTCGCTCGCCGAGTGGAAGGGCAAGGTGTTGCTGGTGGTGAACGTCGCCTCGAAGTGCGGCTTCACGCCGCAGTACAAGGGCCTCGAGGAGCTGCAGAAGGAATACGGCCCGCAGGGCTTCGATGTGCTGGGTTTCCCCTGCGACCAGTTCGGCCACCAGGAGCCGGGCGACGAGGCGGAGATCCGCAATTTCTGCTCGCTCACCTACGACGTCTCGTTCCCGATGTTCGCCAAGATCGACGTGAACGGCGACAAGGCCCACCCCCTCTACAAGTGGCTGAAGGCCACGAAGAAGGGCTTCCTCGGCACCGAAGGCATCAAGTGGAACTTCACCAAGTTCCTGGTGAGCCGCGAGGGCGAGGTGGTGGAGCGCTTCGCCCCGACCGACACGCCCGAAAAGATCGGCAAAGACCTGCCCGCACTGCTGGGCTGA